In a single window of the Thiohalophilus sp. genome:
- a CDS encoding YhdP family protein: MSTVKKYLRIARRTLWYSLAALLVTLAVLVSLFRIFLPDLTAYRADLEQFASAFLDHTVRIESMDARLVGFTPMLIFDDVYMLDKTGERELVRFEQARLGVALFDSIRQRQVVPRNFTIDGIQLAITRQEDGRFLLQGVDVQDLEKTFQPDRARGSAELADWLFKRSSLALRNSTILWKDLKQDGETLRFDDVNLILRNDNQRHQLNVQVNLPQRMGERFDVAMDVRGNILNPREMKGKIYMRGDAVQLDKWGVKPAYMGVSLHSGMADFQIWGDWENNAIQKISGDLTAYDLKLSLPVMDKPYDIQLMGGLFDVDNRGNGWRLNVDRFQYMSGGDVWPQTRFRISHQNSEEGVSDWRVDTDYFRLEDVANLLLQTNLLDEQQSGFLKTAKPAGDMRSLHFYHRKDAQERAAYQLQAEFDQLSTRPWRNLPGVDGLEGRIIADERQGRLQLTSASGALDLPRLFREPLEVSRLEGDVQWHDEGDSWRIHSNELQVDTDDIEVAGDLLLSFPKESSISPYLDLQVSFENGKAASAERYYPTGIMKSELVNWLDRGIVDGHVSQGGMVFNGRLKDFPFRDHQGQFKVEFDVRDATLDYREQWPELSGVDLSAVLTGRGVELLVQRGKLFDMRLSPSRVRIADFRSPKLQLQVDANGKLVDVARILTASPLAPGGRAFVQRSGIEGRAHTRFEAMIPLNSRVKAQSPLRYQGELNLANGQLHLLDGQLELVEINGQVTFDQDGLSSNGLHSQLLGETIELALDSRQLEQGNRQISLLADGQLDAGRLAERFALPWSAVVEGKSSWHGAVIVESGTELGQPPLVRIGSDLEGVRSELPSPLNKGAGERARLSTEIRFHDNGQSRISVNLGNKLDARLELEQTERHTGLTRGVLHVGSASAQLPPDRVLLIDGALDGFDPSAWEALIKDLQQADILDGGLNLPIRLDMERLVVVKAAKQSDEESAGSSAGYSPPPDKFPEISGRIDQLQYGEHRLGRLDFELRSLQKGLSLRRLLLQGENLRLHASGDWLYESGLHTSKVNFEMTSPNLGRFLEELGYSAIIKGGDTLLRGDLHWAAPPAAVTAGLLNGTIQLQVDDGSFVQVEPGAGRLLGLFSLSALPRRLMLDFRDTFQEGFSFDEMRGRVQLRDGNAYSDNLRISSPVAEIRIRGRTGLAARDFDQRVTVTPRVGDSLPIAGGLLFGTQVGAAILFLEKLFGGGIDKASAKRYHVTGSWEDPVITPLDSVPE; the protein is encoded by the coding sequence GTGTCTACTGTAAAAAAATACCTGCGTATTGCACGGCGTACCCTCTGGTACAGCCTGGCGGCTTTGCTGGTTACCCTGGCCGTGCTGGTTTCCCTGTTTCGAATATTTCTGCCCGATCTGACCGCTTACCGTGCCGATCTGGAACAGTTTGCCAGTGCGTTTCTGGATCATACCGTCAGAATCGAATCCATGGACGCGCGCCTGGTCGGTTTTACACCGATGTTGATCTTCGATGACGTCTACATGCTGGATAAAACCGGCGAGCGAGAGCTGGTACGTTTTGAACAGGCCCGGCTCGGTGTAGCCTTGTTCGATTCGATTCGCCAACGCCAGGTGGTACCCCGAAACTTTACCATCGACGGAATCCAGCTGGCGATTACCCGGCAGGAAGACGGGCGTTTTCTGCTACAGGGTGTGGATGTCCAGGACCTCGAAAAAACCTTCCAGCCCGATCGAGCACGTGGTTCTGCTGAGCTGGCAGACTGGTTGTTCAAACGCAGCAGCCTGGCATTGCGTAACAGCACGATTTTGTGGAAAGACCTTAAGCAGGATGGTGAAACACTGCGCTTCGATGACGTGAATCTGATACTTCGAAACGATAACCAGCGGCATCAGCTCAATGTCCAGGTCAATCTGCCGCAGCGGATGGGTGAGCGTTTTGATGTTGCCATGGATGTGCGAGGCAATATTCTTAATCCGCGTGAGATGAAAGGCAAAATCTATATGCGCGGTGATGCCGTGCAGCTCGATAAATGGGGCGTCAAACCCGCGTATATGGGCGTCAGCTTGCACTCCGGTATGGCGGATTTTCAGATTTGGGGAGATTGGGAGAATAATGCGATTCAGAAGATCAGCGGTGATTTGACTGCCTATGATCTCAAACTGTCTCTGCCGGTAATGGATAAACCCTACGATATTCAACTCATGGGCGGGTTGTTCGATGTCGATAACCGGGGTAACGGTTGGCGGCTCAATGTCGATCGTTTTCAGTATATGAGCGGCGGTGATGTCTGGCCTCAGACGCGCTTCCGTATCAGTCATCAGAACAGTGAAGAAGGCGTATCAGATTGGCGTGTGGATACCGACTATTTTCGCCTTGAGGATGTCGCAAACCTGTTGTTGCAGACCAATTTGCTGGATGAACAACAGTCCGGGTTTCTGAAAACGGCAAAACCGGCCGGTGATATGCGGAGTCTACATTTTTATCACAGGAAGGATGCACAGGAGCGGGCGGCTTATCAGCTTCAGGCCGAGTTTGATCAGCTTTCTACCCGTCCGTGGCGTAACTTGCCGGGTGTTGACGGCCTGGAAGGGCGGATTATTGCAGATGAACGGCAGGGCCGCCTGCAACTGACATCCGCTTCCGGGGCACTGGATTTACCGCGGCTGTTCCGTGAGCCGTTGGAGGTGAGCCGTTTAGAGGGCGATGTGCAATGGCACGATGAAGGCGATAGCTGGCGCATACACAGTAACGAGCTGCAGGTCGACACAGATGATATCGAAGTGGCTGGTGATCTGCTGCTGAGTTTTCCCAAGGAATCATCGATCTCGCCTTATCTCGATTTGCAAGTCAGCTTTGAAAACGGCAAGGCGGCATCTGCCGAGCGTTATTATCCGACCGGTATCATGAAAAGCGAGCTGGTCAACTGGCTGGATCGCGGTATTGTCGACGGTCATGTCAGCCAGGGTGGCATGGTATTTAACGGTCGCTTGAAGGATTTTCCGTTTCGTGACCATCAGGGACAGTTCAAGGTCGAGTTTGATGTCCGGGATGCGACGCTGGACTATCGGGAACAATGGCCCGAGCTCAGCGGAGTTGACCTGTCAGCTGTTTTGACCGGGCGGGGGGTGGAATTGCTGGTCCAGCGCGGCAAACTGTTTGATATGCGGCTTTCCCCGTCCCGGGTACGTATCGCAGATTTTAGATCACCGAAATTGCAGTTGCAGGTAGATGCCAACGGTAAGTTGGTTGATGTCGCACGGATTTTAACGGCGAGCCCGTTGGCGCCGGGGGGACGCGCCTTTGTGCAGCGTTCGGGGATCGAAGGCAGGGCGCATACCCGGTTTGAGGCGATGATTCCTTTGAACTCGCGTGTCAAGGCACAGTCACCCCTTCGCTATCAGGGCGAGTTAAACCTGGCCAACGGTCAGTTGCATCTGTTGGACGGTCAGCTGGAACTTGTTGAGATCAACGGTCAAGTTACCTTTGATCAGGACGGTTTATCGTCCAATGGTCTGCATTCTCAACTGCTTGGGGAGACGATCGAGCTGGCGCTCGATAGCCGGCAACTGGAACAGGGCAACCGGCAAATCAGCCTCTTAGCCGATGGTCAGCTGGATGCCGGTCGACTGGCGGAACGTTTTGCCTTGCCGTGGTCCGCTGTGGTGGAGGGCAAAAGTTCATGGCATGGTGCGGTGATCGTGGAAAGTGGCACGGAGCTGGGCCAGCCGCCACTTGTCCGGATCGGGTCCGATCTGGAGGGGGTCCGCTCGGAGCTGCCGTCACCATTGAATAAAGGGGCGGGGGAACGCGCCCGGCTGAGCACTGAAATACGATTTCATGATAATGGACAGAGCCGCATTTCGGTCAACCTGGGAAACAAGCTGGATGCCCGGCTGGAACTGGAGCAGACCGAACGCCACACAGGATTGACTCGCGGTGTGCTGCACGTTGGTTCGGCATCGGCACAACTGCCACCGGATCGTGTCCTGCTGATCGACGGTGCACTGGATGGTTTCGATCCTTCCGCCTGGGAGGCATTAATAAAGGACTTACAACAAGCGGATATCCTGGATGGAGGCTTGAATCTGCCGATCCGGCTTGATATGGAACGGTTGGTCGTGGTTAAGGCAGCAAAGCAGTCGGATGAAGAGTCTGCCGGGTCATCGGCCGGTTACTCGCCGCCGCCGGACAAGTTTCCGGAGATCAGCGGCCGTATTGATCAGTTGCAATACGGCGAGCACAGGCTCGGGCGTCTGGATTTTGAGCTCCGATCGCTGCAAAAAGGGCTGAGTTTGCGGCGCCTGCTGTTACAAGGTGAAAACCTGCGCCTGCATGCCAGTGGTGACTGGTTATATGAATCGGGCCTACATACCAGTAAGGTCAATTTCGAAATGACCAGTCCCAATCTGGGCAGGTTTCTGGAAGAGCTGGGTTATTCGGCAATCATCAAGGGGGGCGATACGCTGCTCCGCGGCGACTTGCACTGGGCGGCCCCCCCGGCCGCCGTGACAGCGGGGTTGCTGAACGGCACGATTCAGCTGCAGGTGGATGACGGCAGTTTCGTCCAGGTCGAACCCGGCGCCGGTCGTTTGCTGGGGCTGTTCAGTTTGTCGGCCCTGCCGCGGCGTTTAATGCTGGATTTTCGTGATACCTTTCAGGAGGGTTTCAGCTTCGACGAGATGCGCGGACGCGTCCAGCTCCGTGACGGCAACGCCTACAGCGATAATCTGCGAATTAGCTCGCCGGTGGCGGAAATCCGGATTCGGGGACGCACCGGATTGGCCGCCCGCGACTTCGATCAACGGGTCACCGTGACCCCCCGGGTCGGTGACAGCTTGCCGATAGCCGGGGGCCTGCTGTTCGGAACCCAGGTCGGGGCGGCAATCCTGTTTCTGGAAAAACTGTTCGGGGGCGGGATCGACAAGGCGTCGGCGAAGCGTTATCACGTGACCGGCAGTTGGGAAGACCCCGTTATCACACCGTTGGACAGTGTCCCGGAATAA
- a CDS encoding carbon-nitrogen hydrolase family protein, whose product MKRVAAIQMASGPNVGANLTEAGRLINRAVDAGAALIVLPENFAIMGMHEVDKVKVGEQPGKGPIQDFLAEQARKHGIWIVGGTLPLQSDDEQRIRAACLLIDDQGHQVARYDKVHLFDVHLAENAEIYNESQTIEPGREATVVDTPFGRLGMAVCYDLRFPELFRSMADQGVDLVALPSAFTAITGKAHWEVLVRARAIENLIYVVAAAQGGYHVNGRETYGHSMIVDPWGMVLDELPNGSGFVSAELDPRRIADTRRNFPALQHRKIPCKVAL is encoded by the coding sequence ATGAAACGTGTGGCAGCTATCCAGATGGCTTCCGGGCCCAACGTGGGCGCTAATCTGACCGAAGCCGGCCGACTGATCAACCGGGCGGTGGACGCCGGTGCGGCATTGATCGTGCTGCCGGAAAATTTCGCCATCATGGGCATGCACGAAGTCGACAAGGTCAAGGTGGGTGAGCAACCGGGCAAAGGGCCGATTCAGGACTTTCTGGCCGAACAGGCCCGCAAGCACGGTATCTGGATTGTCGGTGGTACGCTGCCGCTGCAATCCGATGATGAACAGCGTATTCGCGCCGCCTGTCTGTTAATCGATGATCAGGGGCATCAGGTGGCGCGTTATGACAAGGTGCATCTGTTTGATGTGCACCTGGCAGAGAATGCCGAAATCTATAACGAATCACAAACCATCGAGCCGGGGCGCGAAGCCACTGTAGTGGATACGCCTTTTGGTCGCCTGGGCATGGCGGTCTGTTACGATCTGCGTTTCCCCGAACTGTTCCGGAGCATGGCTGATCAGGGTGTGGATCTGGTCGCGCTGCCGTCGGCCTTCACCGCCATTACCGGCAAGGCTCACTGGGAGGTGCTGGTACGGGCCCGCGCGATCGAAAACCTGATCTACGTGGTCGCGGCGGCCCAGGGCGGTTACCATGTTAACGGGCGCGAAACCTATGGCCACAGCATGATTGTGGACCCGTGGGGCATGGTGCTCGACGAATTACCTAATGGTTCCGGCTTTGTCAGTGCCGAGCTGGATCCCAGGCGCATCGCCGATACCCGGCGCAATTTCCCGGCGCTGCAACATCGCAAAATACCTTGTAAAGTGGCCTTATGA
- the tldD gene encoding metalloprotease TldD: MTQPALDIAQDLLLAPAGLGEQELQRTLDQLLGHSVDNADLYFQFARQESWVLEDGIVREGSHNIDQGVGVRAISGEKTGFAYSDEIVLPALTEAANAARAIAHSGQSGQVQGWQRRAGHALYRPADPIDSLATADKIALLQALDKEARCQDPRVKQVIVSLGGVQEVVLVAASDGTLGADVRPLVRLNVQVIAEQNGRREQGSAGGGGRVSYDYFQQAERGLDYAREAVRQALVNLEAVDAPAGSMPVVLGPGWPGVLLHEAVGHGLEGDFNRKGSSAFAGRMGEQVASTLCTVVDDGTLAERRGSLNVDDEGTPTGHTVLIENGILKGYMQDKMNARLMGTASTGNGRRESYAHLPMPRMTNTYMLAGESDPEEIIASVEKGLYAVNFGGGQVDITSGRFVFSANEAYLIENGKVTRPVKGATLIGNGPEVMNKVEMVGNDLQLDSGVGVCGKEGQSVPVGVGQPTLKISSITVGGTA; this comes from the coding sequence ATGACACAACCCGCACTCGATATCGCACAGGATCTGTTACTTGCTCCCGCCGGTCTGGGGGAACAGGAACTGCAACGCACTCTCGATCAACTGCTGGGACACAGCGTCGACAACGCGGATCTCTATTTCCAGTTTGCCCGCCAGGAGTCCTGGGTGCTGGAAGACGGCATCGTCCGCGAAGGCAGTCACAACATTGATCAGGGGGTCGGGGTTCGCGCCATCAGTGGCGAGAAAACCGGCTTCGCCTATTCCGACGAAATCGTGCTGCCGGCCCTGACCGAGGCGGCCAATGCCGCCCGCGCCATTGCCCACAGCGGCCAGTCCGGCCAGGTCCAGGGCTGGCAGCGCCGCGCCGGCCATGCGCTGTATCGCCCGGCTGATCCCATCGACTCGCTCGCCACGGCGGACAAGATCGCTCTGTTGCAGGCCCTGGACAAGGAGGCGCGGTGCCAGGACCCCCGGGTCAAGCAGGTGATCGTCAGCCTGGGCGGGGTGCAGGAGGTGGTGCTGGTTGCTGCCAGTGACGGCACCCTGGGCGCCGATGTGCGCCCGCTGGTACGCCTCAATGTGCAGGTGATTGCCGAGCAGAACGGCCGTCGCGAGCAGGGCAGCGCCGGCGGCGGTGGTCGGGTCAGTTACGACTATTTTCAGCAGGCGGAGCGCGGCCTGGATTATGCCCGCGAGGCGGTGCGCCAGGCACTGGTCAACCTGGAAGCGGTCGACGCCCCGGCCGGCAGCATGCCGGTGGTGCTGGGCCCGGGCTGGCCCGGCGTGCTGCTGCACGAGGCGGTCGGCCACGGCCTGGAAGGCGATTTCAACCGCAAGGGCAGCTCGGCCTTCGCCGGGCGTATGGGTGAGCAGGTGGCCTCGACCCTGTGCACCGTGGTCGATGACGGCACCCTGGCCGAGCGCCGCGGCTCGCTCAACGTCGACGATGAGGGCACCCCGACCGGGCATACCGTGCTGATCGAAAACGGGATTTTAAAAGGCTACATGCAGGACAAGATGAACGCCCGGCTGATGGGCACGGCCTCCACCGGCAACGGCCGGCGCGAATCCTACGCCCACCTGCCCATGCCGCGCATGACCAATACCTACATGCTGGCCGGGGAGAGTGATCCCGAAGAGATCATCGCCTCGGTGGAGAAGGGCCTCTACGCGGTCAACTTCGGTGGCGGCCAGGTGGATATCACCTCGGGCCGGTTCGTCTTTTCCGCCAACGAGGCCTATCTGATCGAAAACGGCAAGGTGACCCGCCCGGTCAAGGGGGCCACCCTGATCGGCAACGGCCCGGAAGTGATGAATAAAGTGGAAATGGTCGGCAACGATCTGCAACTGGACAGCGGCGTCGGCGTCTGCGGCAAAGAAGGCCAGAGCGTCCCCGTCGGCGTCGGCCAGCCGACCCTCAAGATCAGCAGCATCACCGTCGGCGGGACAGCTTGA
- the yjgA gene encoding ribosome biogenesis factor YjgA has product MTYDEHDEQWISKSQRKRECHALQDLGSELTKLSPADLDKIPLDDELRQAILEARRIKQHGALKRQMQFIGKLIRQRDAEALQQAYDRVMHPFEEDIKHFHQLEKWRERLLTDGDAALESLVEEQPDTDRQHVRQLIRSAHKERKDNKPPKAARELFQYLKNLMAPD; this is encoded by the coding sequence ATGACTTACGATGAGCATGACGAACAGTGGATCAGTAAATCCCAGCGCAAGCGGGAATGTCACGCCCTGCAGGATCTCGGCAGCGAACTGACCAAACTGTCACCAGCGGATCTGGACAAAATCCCGCTGGATGATGAGCTGCGCCAGGCCATCCTCGAGGCCCGACGCATCAAACAGCACGGCGCCCTCAAACGCCAGATGCAGTTTATCGGCAAGCTGATCCGCCAGCGTGACGCCGAGGCCCTGCAACAGGCCTATGATCGGGTCATGCATCCCTTTGAGGAAGACATCAAACACTTCCACCAGCTGGAGAAGTGGCGCGAGCGGCTGCTAACCGACGGCGACGCCGCACTGGAATCACTAGTGGAAGAACAGCCCGACACCGATCGCCAGCACGTCCGTCAACTGATCCGCAGCGCCCACAAAGAAAGAAAGGACAACAAGCCCCCCAAAGCCGCCCGTGAACTGTTCCAGTACCTCAAAAACCTCATGGCCCCGGACTGA
- the pmbA gene encoding metalloprotease PmbA produces MSDKNVSTSDVTALFDAERYQQMVADMLGEAKRLGASAAEAAVSLESGLSVTVRLGEVETVEHNRDKGLGITVYFGQRKGSASTSDFGPAAIGETVKAACDIARYTEEDASAGLADAALMAASIPDLQLYHPWAIGAPEAIERALACEAVARGFDARITNSEGASITSHSGLRVYGNSHGFVGAYPSSRHSMSCTVIGQDESGMQRDYWYTLARDPGQLDSAESVGERAARRTVSRLGARKLTTRQVPVMFEADVARGLLGHLVRAISGGALYRNASFLVDSLGQQLFPERVRIDERPHLPGALGSAPFDNEGVATAPRTLIEAGVLQGYVLDSYSARRLGMQTTGNAGGVHNLYINHDDLSREQLLQQMGNGLLVTEVMGQGVNNVTGDYSRGASGFWVENGEIQYPVEEITLGGRLQDMYLGLQAVGNDVDARGNIITGSWLIDNLTVAGD; encoded by the coding sequence ATGTCTGACAAGAATGTGAGTACCAGCGACGTCACGGCGCTGTTCGACGCCGAACGTTATCAGCAGATGGTGGCCGACATGCTCGGTGAAGCAAAGCGGCTGGGAGCCAGCGCCGCGGAGGCGGCGGTCAGTCTCGAGTCCGGCCTGTCGGTAACGGTTCGTCTGGGCGAGGTGGAAACGGTGGAACACAACCGGGACAAGGGTCTCGGGATCACGGTCTATTTCGGTCAACGCAAGGGCTCGGCCAGTACCTCCGACTTTGGTCCGGCCGCCATTGGCGAGACTGTCAAGGCGGCCTGCGATATCGCCCGTTATACCGAAGAGGATGCCAGCGCCGGCCTGGCTGATGCGGCATTGATGGCGGCGAGTATCCCGGATCTGCAGCTCTACCATCCCTGGGCGATCGGCGCCCCCGAGGCGATCGAACGGGCCCTGGCCTGTGAAGCTGTGGCGCGGGGCTTTGATGCGCGCATCACCAACTCCGAGGGGGCCAGCATTACCAGCCACAGCGGGCTGCGGGTTTACGGCAACAGTCACGGTTTTGTCGGGGCCTATCCCAGTTCCCGGCACAGCATGAGCTGTACTGTCATTGGCCAGGACGAGTCGGGCATGCAACGGGATTACTGGTACACCCTGGCCCGGGATCCCGGGCAGCTCGACAGCGCCGAGTCGGTCGGGGAACGTGCGGCCCGGCGCACGGTTTCACGCCTTGGCGCCCGTAAACTCACCACCCGTCAGGTGCCGGTGATGTTCGAGGCCGATGTGGCCCGGGGGCTGCTCGGGCACCTGGTGCGCGCCATCAGCGGCGGCGCCCTGTATCGCAACGCCAGCTTCCTGGTGGATTCACTCGGCCAGCAGCTGTTCCCCGAGCGGGTGCGTATTGATGAACGCCCCCACTTGCCCGGTGCGCTGGGCAGTGCGCCGTTTGATAACGAAGGCGTGGCGACCGCACCCCGGACCCTGATTGAAGCGGGCGTGTTGCAGGGCTATGTGCTCGACAGCTACAGCGCCCGTCGGCTGGGCATGCAGACCACCGGCAACGCCGGCGGCGTGCATAATTTATATATTAATCATGACGATCTCAGTCGCGAGCAGTTGCTGCAACAGATGGGCAACGGTCTGCTGGTGACCGAAGTGATGGGGCAGGGCGTTAACAACGTGACCGGTGACTATTCGCGCGGCGCCTCCGGCTTCTGGGTGGAAAACGGCGAAATCCAGTATCCGGTTGAAGAGATTACCCTGGGCGGCCGGTTACAGGATATGTACCTCGGGCTGCAGGCCGTCGGCAACGACGTTGACGCCCGCGGCAACATCATCACCGGCTCCTGGCTCATCGACAACCTGACCGTCGCCGGGGACTAA
- the mgtE gene encoding magnesium transporter yields MAEVETKEEYRDVLQSLLAILHAEDEDHEQIEDFLEEMHPQEIAHLLESLPSADRQVVWEHVPLHSEGEILVHLADDVRSAIMDRMDTDQLVAATESLDTDDLADLLPEMPRDIVQEILLSMEQQERERLRSVLSYSEDSAGGLMDLDMITVRADTSLDVVLRYLRRRGSIPESTDSLFVVDREGRFQGLLPLTIILTSDPEMSVAEVMEHDVIGIPVDMPARDVANLFERRDLITAPVITEDGQLMGRITIDDVVDVIREEADHSLMSMAGLNEEEDMFAPVLTSTRRRSVWLGINLLTALLAAWVIGLFEGTIEKLVALAVLMPVVASMGGIAGSQTLTLVIRGMALGKISATNAKTILRKEFGVGIWNGLIWAIVIASVAGFWFDSFKLSLVIAAAILINLIMAAISGAVIPLLLKKLGGDPALSGSVILTTVTDVVGFFAFLGLATLFLI; encoded by the coding sequence ATGGCCGAAGTGGAAACAAAAGAGGAATATCGTGACGTTTTGCAGTCACTTCTCGCTATCCTCCACGCCGAAGACGAAGATCATGAACAGATCGAGGATTTTCTGGAGGAGATGCATCCCCAGGAAATCGCCCATCTGCTCGAATCCCTCCCCTCCGCTGATCGCCAGGTAGTCTGGGAGCACGTCCCCCTTCATTCCGAAGGGGAGATCTTGGTCCATCTCGCCGATGATGTGCGCAGCGCCATCATGGACCGGATGGACACCGACCAGCTGGTTGCCGCCACCGAGTCCCTGGATACCGACGATCTGGCCGACCTGCTGCCGGAAATGCCGCGTGATATCGTCCAGGAGATCCTGCTCTCCATGGAGCAGCAGGAGCGCGAGCGGCTGCGCTCGGTCCTTTCTTATTCGGAGGATTCCGCCGGCGGTTTGATGGATCTGGACATGATCACCGTCCGGGCCGATACCAGCCTGGATGTGGTCCTGCGTTATCTGCGCCGCCGCGGCAGTATTCCCGAATCGACCGACAGTCTGTTCGTCGTCGATCGCGAAGGCCGCTTTCAGGGTCTGCTGCCCCTGACGATCATCTTGACCAGTGATCCGGAGATGAGCGTCGCGGAGGTCATGGAGCATGATGTCATCGGTATCCCGGTCGACATGCCGGCCCGCGACGTGGCCAACCTCTTTGAACGCCGCGACCTGATCACCGCCCCGGTCATCACCGAAGACGGTCAGTTGATGGGGCGTATCACCATCGACGACGTGGTCGACGTTATTCGCGAAGAAGCCGACCACTCCCTGATGAGCATGGCCGGTCTGAACGAGGAAGAGGACATGTTCGCACCGGTGCTCACCAGTACCCGGCGGCGGAGTGTCTGGTTGGGCATTAACCTGCTTACCGCCCTGCTGGCCGCCTGGGTCATCGGCCTGTTCGAAGGCACCATCGAAAAACTGGTGGCGCTGGCCGTGCTGATGCCGGTAGTCGCCAGCATGGGCGGCATCGCCGGCAGTCAGACCCTGACCCTGGTTATTCGCGGCATGGCGCTGGGTAAGATCAGTGCGACCAATGCCAAAACGATCCTGAGAAAAGAATTCGGAGTAGGTATCTGGAATGGTTTGATCTGGGCCATCGTTATCGCCAGTGTCGCCGGGTTCTGGTTCGACAGCTTCAAGCTGAGCCTGGTCATCGCCGCCGCGATTCTGATCAACCTGATCATGGCCGCCATCTCCGGCGCCGTGATTCCACTGCTCCTCAAGAAACTGGGCGGCGACCCGGCCCTGTCCGGCTCAGTAATCCTCACCACCGTCACCGACGTCGTCGGCTTCTTCGCCTTCCTCGGCCTGGCGACGCTGTTTCTGATTTAA
- a CDS encoding HPr family phosphocarrier protein, which translates to MLEHSVEIINKLGLHARAAAKFVTLASGFDAEILVDYNGQQVNGKSIMGVMMLAASKGSTIHLEIDGPDEEQASQALLELINNRFDEPE; encoded by the coding sequence TTGCTGGAACATTCTGTCGAAATCATCAACAAGCTTGGTCTGCATGCCAGGGCAGCGGCCAAATTTGTTACCCTGGCGTCCGGGTTTGACGCCGAGATACTGGTCGATTACAACGGCCAGCAGGTCAACGGCAAAAGTATCATGGGTGTGATGATGCTGGCCGCTAGCAAGGGATCCACCATCCACCTTGAAATCGACGGTCCCGACGAGGAACAGGCCAGCCAGGCTCTGCTTGAACTCATCAACAACCGGTTTGATGAACCTGAATAA
- a CDS encoding PTS sugar transporter subunit IIA, whose amino-acid sequence MSVAVLLITHDKIGQAMLDTAGKIIGDMPLTITRMGVGMNARLEETLDKAHQQIDQLDEGEGVLILTDLFGATPSNIARQLQSGNIAVITGLNLPMLIRVLNYPRLSLPEMVEKAVSGAHDGIIVIQPAGD is encoded by the coding sequence ATGAGCGTCGCGGTGCTGCTTATCACGCACGACAAGATCGGCCAGGCCATGCTGGATACAGCCGGCAAAATCATCGGTGACATGCCGCTGACAATCACGCGCATGGGCGTGGGCATGAATGCCCGACTCGAGGAAACACTGGATAAGGCCCATCAGCAGATCGACCAGCTCGATGAAGGTGAAGGCGTTCTGATCCTCACCGACCTGTTCGGCGCCACACCCAGTAATATCGCCCGGCAACTGCAATCCGGCAACATCGCGGTGATCACCGGACTCAATCTGCCCATGCTGATCCGGGTCCTCAATTATCCCCGATTGAGCCTGCCCGAAATGGTGGAAAAAGCCGTCTCCGGCGCGCATGACGGAATTATTGTCATTCAACCCGCCGGAGACTGA
- the rapZ gene encoding RNase adapter RapZ produces the protein MRLIIVSGLSGSGKSVVLHVLEDLDYYCIDNLPIGMLPSLADEIVRANRHGEQWFAVGIDARNLSGELISFPDALHSLNEAGIQCEIFFLKADNLTLLKRFSETRRKHPLSNDEVPLNEAILQEHQLLEPISSRADLRIDTSMTNIHQLRDIIHSRVHGAARTQLSILFQSFGFKHGIPVDADFVFDVRCIPNPHWVAELRHLSGQDKAVADYLERHGAVHDMYNDIRQFIEKWIGCFEADNRSYMTVAIGCTGGHHRSVYLVERLAVYFHPQRDGVLVRHRELT, from the coding sequence ATGAGGCTAATCATCGTTAGTGGACTTTCCGGCTCGGGCAAGAGTGTGGTCTTGCATGTTCTGGAGGATCTTGATTACTACTGTATCGACAACCTGCCGATCGGCATGCTCCCATCGCTGGCCGATGAGATCGTACGCGCCAACCGGCATGGCGAGCAGTGGTTTGCCGTCGGCATTGATGCCCGCAACCTGTCCGGCGAATTAATCAGTTTTCCGGATGCGCTTCACTCTTTGAACGAGGCCGGAATTCAGTGTGAGATTTTCTTTCTTAAAGCCGACAATCTCACTTTACTGAAGCGCTTCAGCGAAACCCGGCGCAAACATCCCCTGAGCAACGACGAAGTTCCGCTGAATGAGGCGATCCTGCAGGAACACCAGTTACTGGAGCCGATATCATCACGGGCCGATTTGCGAATCGACACCAGTATGACTAACATCCACCAATTGCGGGACATCATCCACAGCAGGGTGCATGGGGCGGCCAGGACACAGTTATCGATCCTGTTCCAGTCCTTCGGCTTCAAGCACGGCATTCCGGTGGATGCCGATTTTGTTTTTGATGTTCGCTGCATACCCAATCCGCACTGGGTTGCCGAATTGCGCCACCTGAGCGGCCAGGACAAGGCCGTGGCGGACTATCTGGAGCGGCATGGCGCCGTACACGATATGTATAACGATATTCGCCAGTTTATAGAGAAGTGGATCGGCTGCTTCGAAGCGGATAACCGAAGCTATATGACGGTCGCTATCGGTTGTACCGGCGGGCATCATCGCTCGGTTTATCTGGTAGAGCGCCTGGCTGTGTATTTCCATCCACAACGTGATGGGGTTCTCGTCCGGCACAGGGAGCTGACATGA